The Thermococcus sp. EP1 DNA segment AGGCATTGTGGTGAGGAAGCTCGGTGGGAGATTAGATGGCCACATAAGAATTACTATTGGTAAGAAGGAGGAAAACGACGAGCTGATTAAAGTATTGAATGAGTTTTTGGAAGAAGATTACTGATTGCCTGCACGAGCTATAATTTAGGGGGGTTAACTGATGAAGGAGCTAAAATGGGTGATTTTTGACGTTGACGGTGTTTTAATTGACGTGAGCGAGAGCTACGACTTAGCAACAAAGTTCACAGTGGAATACTTCCTAAAAAAGCTCAACAAGAAAAAAGCGATTGACGTGGAAATTATAAGGAAGCTGAGGAGAAAAGGAGCATTTGGAGATGATTTTAAAGTCAGTGAAGCTTTAATAGCATTTGTTCTAAATGGTGAGGTAGAAGAGTTTGTTGAACGTTTTCCAGAAGGAGAAGGGATAAAATGGGTTAGGGAGAAGTTCGGGACTATTGTTGAGCCGGAAGAGATTGAAAAAATTTTCAACACCTTTTATCTTGGTGAGTATTATAAAGAGAGACCTTTTGATTTTGATGGCCTATGGAAGAAAGAGAAACCGATAGTTAAGAGAAAGCTCCTAGAAAGAGCAAGTGAAAAGTTTAATCTTGGCGTTATAACTGGAAGGAGTAGACTTGAGCTTAAATTAGCCGAAGAACTCATTGGCTTTCACTTTGAAAGTGCGGTTACAAGAGAGCTTTATATTAAACCAGATCCAAAAGCTCTTTGGCATCTGGTTAGAGGAGAAAATGGAGTTTATATTGGTGATACGGTAAACGATGGCCTTTTGGTGGAGAACTACAAAAAGGAATACGGAAAGGATTTTGAGTTTATGATGATTAGCAGGGATGCCAAAGACGTGAATAATGCTATAGAAGAGCTACTAGAGAAGCGGATGTGAAGTGTTCTACCAATAGCTACAGTTCACTGATGTTTTTGCATAAATATCCTTCATTTTTTACTACGTGAAATCCTTATCCCTTAGAGTAGAGGAGAGCAGATTTTTAATTGCAATATTTAATAGTTTTAAATAATTGGCACTTTATCAAGATATTGCACAGACATTTCTATAATATTGTCAAAAATTCAAAAGCATTTTGAAAAATATTATAAGTTATGGCAAAATGCCACCATTAAGTTGATACTGGGTGATGAGTCATGAGAATAGCAGTGATAGGCGCTGGAACTATAGGAAGTGCCGTTGCAAAGGCATTGGCTGAAGAGGGGTATAATGTAATTGTGACAAGGAGAAAGATTGAAAAAGTGAAATGGCTTGAGGAATATGGAGTTAAAATCTCAAATAATAATAAAGCTATTGCCGAAAAGGCAGATGTAATTATTCTCACAGTAAAACCAAACAAGGTCAAAAAAGTTCTTGAAGAAATAAATCCTGCTGTTGAAGGGAAAATTCTCATTTCATTTGCCGCGGGGCTCTCACTAAACTTTCTAAAGAGGCTAACAGGTGCAAAACTTGTGAGAGCAATGCCAAATATAGCAATTCTTGTGAAAGAGTCTTTTACCGCATATACAGCAGATGATTTAGATAGAAAAGAAATTGAACTTGTTGAGAAAATATTTGGTGCTTTTGGTAGGTGTGTTAGAGTTGACGAAGAGTATATGGATGCTATAACCGGATTGAGTGGTTCTGGACCAGCCTATGCCTCAGTGTTCCTTGAGTCATTGATATACGGGGGGCTAAAAGTAGGTCTCCCAAGAGATATTGCACTTTTAGCGGCTGCTCAGACACTCTTAGGTACAGCAAAACTTTTGCTTGAAACTAGCTTCCATCCAGCCCAAATAAGAGATATGGTGATAACTCCAGGAGGGACTACAATAGATGGCATCTTTGAGCTTGAGGAGGGCAAGCTCAGGACGGCGATGATGAAAGCCGTGGATGCTGCAACGAAGAAATCAAAGATTCTGTCGCTTGAGATTGGAAAAAGTGAGAGAGTGTCATAACATCCTCCAAAGGTTGGGTAGGAAAAGAGTATTCTCCTTTAGTCTCTCTTTTCTCAGTATAAATCGTATTTTCTCCTCAAACGTCTTGCCTTCCCGCGTAGCCGGAGTCTCAATCGCTGGATGGTGGATGAGAACACCAGGAGCTTCGAATGGGCCATCTTTAACTATCACAGGTATCTCAATGTATTTGCTATCCCCAAGGAAAACCTTGTAAAGTGGGGACTCTACTAATCTTAAGTCTTTCCAGTCGGGAGAATAAACTGGATACATTGAGGAAACGAGAAGTATGCTTGAATATGTTGCAAGGATATACTTAGGAGTCAACCTCTCAGTTAGGTAATGAGCTATTTGGTAAGTGTTTAAGCCATTGAATTCATCCTTGAAGAACTCTTTTGCCTTGGAAACCTCCTT contains these protein-coding regions:
- a CDS encoding HAD family hydrolase; the encoded protein is MKELKWVIFDVDGVLIDVSESYDLATKFTVEYFLKKLNKKKAIDVEIIRKLRRKGAFGDDFKVSEALIAFVLNGEVEEFVERFPEGEGIKWVREKFGTIVEPEEIEKIFNTFYLGEYYKERPFDFDGLWKKEKPIVKRKLLERASEKFNLGVITGRSRLELKLAEELIGFHFESAVTRELYIKPDPKALWHLVRGENGVYIGDTVNDGLLVENYKKEYGKDFEFMMISRDAKDVNNAIEELLEKRM
- the proC gene encoding pyrroline-5-carboxylate reductase; the protein is MRIAVIGAGTIGSAVAKALAEEGYNVIVTRRKIEKVKWLEEYGVKISNNNKAIAEKADVIILTVKPNKVKKVLEEINPAVEGKILISFAAGLSLNFLKRLTGAKLVRAMPNIAILVKESFTAYTADDLDRKEIELVEKIFGAFGRCVRVDEEYMDAITGLSGSGPAYASVFLESLIYGGLKVGLPRDIALLAAAQTLLGTAKLLLETSFHPAQIRDMVITPGGTTIDGIFELEEGKLRTAMMKAVDAATKKSKILSLEIGKSERVS